A genomic window from Lotus japonicus ecotype B-129 chromosome 1, LjGifu_v1.2 includes:
- the LOC130731769 gene encoding uncharacterized protein LOC130731769, which produces MWSRHVVNALHSRLTLPPGDPATEDKWMQLPEMGYLVATRFQVVFISISSTGCWSYLPLRGEGPPDVHPVIAVGHVINHFVQLHLTPGHSMPPIALQWERYVDPTSVSWCAPYGTRLGRFTSEYEAWLVTFGVPLIHQSYVDITSD; this is translated from the exons atgtggtccagacatgtggttaatgccttacattcccgactcactcttcctcctggtgatccggctaccgaggataaatggatgcaactgccagagatgggataccttgtagcaaccaggttccaagtGGTTTTCATATCCATCTCCTCTACGGGTTGTTGGTCATACCTTCCACTAAGAGGAGAAGGTCCACCGGATGTACATCCTGTTATAGCTGTTGGTCATGTGATtaatcactttgtacag ctccatctaactcctggacattctatgccgccaattgctctccagtggGAACGGTATGTTGATCCTACATCAGTAAGCTGGTGCGCCCCATATGGTACACGTTTAGGAAGATTCACATCAGAATATGAAGCTTggcttgttacttttggtgttcctcttattcaccaaagctatgtagacatcacctcagattga
- the LOC130734323 gene encoding uncharacterized protein LOC130734323 isoform X1 gives MFLSMAEMVYIVNVCSEYIVRMKNRKRSHASSEDVGATEDRHRRLHASSRRGDHAATSQAVEASAPVVSPPSPMIEVPLVDYPPSPTVEIPTVVSPPSPMVESSGEESSGEESSGEESSGEESSGEESSGEASSGMGGSDEDSIPPPTVDADVLPPEQGEQGAQGGEEDLIQRLPPFPGGPVELSLLTHYADHKAPWAWHALLRTDERYVDRRQLKVATAGGKVWNLACDGDSDSHRRVRELIEQTGLHQLPYCSYPVTDAGLILALVERWHEETSSFHMPFGEMTITLDDVSALLHLPMGSRFYTPGRGERDECAALCAQLMGGSVGIYEAEFDTNRSQLFALGSCRPGMRLRWRSTDMRTLHGFGW, from the exons atgtttctgtctatggctgaaatggtatatatagtgaatgtttgctctgaatatatagtgagaatgaagaacagaaagaggtctcatgcttctagtgaggatgtcggggctactgaggatagacaccggcggttacatgcttctagccggcgcggcgatcatgctgcaacctctcaggcggtggaggcttcagctccagttgtttctccgccgtctcccatgattgaggttcctctggttgattatccgccgtctcccacggttgagatacctacagttgtttctccgccctctcccatggttgagtcatcaggcgaggagtcctcaggcgaggagtcctcaggcgaggagtcctcaggcgaggagtcttccggcgaggagtcatcaggcgaggcctcatccggcatgggaggatctgacgaggatagtattcctccgcctactgttgatgctgatgtcctgccgccagagcagggggagcagggggcacagggtggcgaggaggacctgatccagaggttgccgccgtttccgggggggcctgttgagctatcgctcctcacccattatgctgatcacaaggctccctgggcgtggcatgcactcctacgcacagacgagcggtatgtggaccgtcgacagttgaaggtggccacagctggggggaaggtttggaaccttgcttgtgatggtgattcagacagtcacaggcgggttcgagagttgattgagcagacgggtcttcatcagctaccatattgcagctacccggtgacagatgcaggccttattttggcccttgtggagcgatggcatgaggagactagtagcttccacatgccgttcggggagatgactatcaccttggacgacgtgtcggctcttctccatctccccatggggtcgaggttctatacgcctgggaggggggagagggacgagtgtgcagcgctctgtgctcagttgatgggaggatctgttggtatttatgaggctgagtttgatacgaataggtcccaactattcgctttggggtcttgcagacccggtatgaggctgcgttggcgg agcaccgatatgaggacgctgcacggatttggctggtga
- the LOC130734323 gene encoding uncharacterized protein LOC130734323 isoform X2 encodes MKNRKRSHASSEDVGATEDRHRRLHASSRRGDHAATSQAVEASAPVVSPPSPMIEVPLVDYPPSPTVEIPTVVSPPSPMVESSGEESSGEESSGEESSGEESSGEESSGEASSGMGGSDEDSIPPPTVDADVLPPEQGEQGAQGGEEDLIQRLPPFPGGPVELSLLTHYADHKAPWAWHALLRTDERYVDRRQLKVATAGGKVWNLACDGDSDSHRRVRELIEQTGLHQLPYCSYPVTDAGLILALVERWHEETSSFHMPFGEMTITLDDVSALLHLPMGSRFYTPGRGERDECAALCAQLMGGSVGIYEAEFDTNRSQLFALGSCRPGMRLRWRSTDMRTLHGFGW; translated from the exons atgaagaacagaaagaggtctcatgcttctagtgaggatgtcggggctactgaggatagacaccggcggttacatgcttctagccggcgcggcgatcatgctgcaacctctcaggcggtggaggcttcagctccagttgtttctccgccgtctcccatgattgaggttcctctggttgattatccgccgtctcccacggttgagatacctacagttgtttctccgccctctcccatggttgagtcatcaggcgaggagtcctcaggcgaggagtcctcaggcgaggagtcctcaggcgaggagtcttccggcgaggagtcatcaggcgaggcctcatccggcatgggaggatctgacgaggatagtattcctccgcctactgttgatgctgatgtcctgccgccagagcagggggagcagggggcacagggtggcgaggaggacctgatccagaggttgccgccgtttccgggggggcctgttgagctatcgctcctcacccattatgctgatcacaaggctccctgggcgtggcatgcactcctacgcacagacgagcggtatgtggaccgtcgacagttgaaggtggccacagctggggggaaggtttggaaccttgcttgtgatggtgattcagacagtcacaggcgggttcgagagttgattgagcagacgggtcttcatcagctaccatattgcagctacccggtgacagatgcaggccttattttggcccttgtggagcgatggcatgaggagactagtagcttccacatgccgttcggggagatgactatcaccttggacgacgtgtcggctcttctccatctccccatggggtcgaggttctatacgcctgggaggggggagagggacgagtgtgcagcgctctgtgctcagttgatgggaggatctgttggtatttatgaggctgagtttgatacgaataggtcccaactattcgctttggggtcttgcagacccggtatgaggctgcgttggcgg agcaccgatatgaggacgctgcacggatttggctggtga